From a single Populus trichocarpa isolate Nisqually-1 chromosome 17, P.trichocarpa_v4.1, whole genome shotgun sequence genomic region:
- the LOC127904490 gene encoding uncharacterized protein LOC127904490, whose product MANELCLDDSCASPRISFSNDFSERDIVPIEQRPPQSSSLNSDFCFHNDTINLESPLADELFLNGKVVVPIEIKKIIPPMTHAQEQPGCPPPQVCLDATLTEKDSRHESLNVIKINTSKGNSIDREFSSLREPFLNREIIIPLKFKKKKNIPPPFSPLGAFLDADDDNDEDTNKGSNRWMIKPARNKPDGYEKQNLKQSSRFKRRSSLSRASICGGIACPFPFFCRNNSDVYVPNVKGIPLSSKRFSQS is encoded by the coding sequence ATGGCTAATGAATTATGCTTGGATGATTCTTGTGCGAGTCCTAGAATCTCTTTTTCTAATGATTTTTCCGAGAGAGACATTGTACCGATAGAACAGCGCCCTCCCCAATCAAGTTCATTGAATTCAGATTTTTGCTTTCACAACGACACCATCAATCTAGAATCTCCACTGGCAGACGAACTATTCCTCAATGGGAAGGTCGTCGTCCCtattgaaatcaagaaaattatccCCCCCATGACACATGCACAAGAACAACCTGGATGTCCACCTCCACAGGTATGTCTTGATGCTACCTTAACTGAAAAGGATTCAAGGCATGAGAGCTTGAATGTAATCAAGATCAATACAAGCAAAGGAAACAGCATTGATCGAGAATTTTCATCCTTGAGGGAACCTTTCCTTAATCGGGAAATCATTATTCCtctcaaattcaagaaaaagaaaaacattccaCCACCATTTTCACCACTAGGTGCATTTCTTGATGCTGATGATGACAACGATGAAGATACTAACAAAGGCTCAAATCGTTGGATGATCAAGCCTGCAAGAAATAAACCGGACGGCTACGAGaaacaaaacttgaaacaaTCTTCACGTTTCAAGAGGCGCAGTAGCTTGAGTCGTGCTAGCATATGTGGAGGGATCGCATGTCCTTTTCCGTTCTTTTGTCGAAACAACTCTGATGTATACGTACCAAATGTGAAGGGAATACCATTGTCATCAAAAAGGTTCTCACAGTCGTAA